A genomic region of Cyprinus carpio isolate SPL01 chromosome B13, ASM1834038v1, whole genome shotgun sequence contains the following coding sequences:
- the dapp1 gene encoding dual adapter for phosphotyrosine and 3-phosphotyrosine and 3-phosphoinositide, producing MSVSSTRSSGEDLDELESVSWYHYDLSRHAAEALLLSNGVDGNFLLRNSNKGLDCFALSVRAKDSVKHFHVRRQFGKYSFGFNEFPSLQDFCSHLANQPLLGSDTGNLIVLRFPYPRQVEEPSIYETVCVHTAMQTGRHENDLVPNAPALGTKEGYLVKQGAIIKNWKQRWFTLNRNELKYFKDKMFVEPIRTLNLTECSAVQFDYSQERVNCFCLVFPERTFYLCAKSGAEADEWIKILRWKLSQIKKGR from the exons ATGAGTGTCAGCTCAACACGGAGCAGCGGGGAAGACCTCGACGAGCTGGAGTCAGTCAG CTGGTATCATTATGATTTGTCCCGGCATGCAGCTGAAGCTCTTCTCCTTTCGAATGGGGTGGATGGGAATTTTTTACTCAGAAACAGCAACAAAGGGCTTGACTGCTTTGCTTTATCTGTCCG AGCAAAGGATTCAGTGAAACACTTTCATGTCCGGCGGCAGTTTGGCAAATATTCCTTTGGCTTCAATGAATTTCCTTCCCTTCAAGATTTTTGCAGTCACCTTGCCAATCAGCCGCTGCTAGGCAGTGACACAG GAAACCTGATAGTGCTACGGTTCCCATACCCACGGCAGGTGGAAGAACCATCCATTTATGAGACGGTGTGTGTGCATACGGCCATGCAGACAGGCCGGCATGAAAACGACCTAGTGCCTAATGCTCCAGCA CTTGGCACTAAAGAAGGCTATCTGGTTAAACAAGGAGCGATCATCAAG AACTGGAAGCAGAGATGGTTCACACTGAACAGAAatgaacttaaatattttaaagataaaatg TTTGTAGAGCCAATACGAACCCTGAATCTGACGGAGTGCTCTGCTGTGCAGTTTGATTACAGTCAGGAGAGGGTTAACTGCTTCTG TCTGGTGTTCCCCGAGAGGACGTTTTATTTGTGTGCAAAATCTGGTGCTGAGGCAGATGAATGGATTAAAATACTACGATGGAAACTG TCCCAGATAAAGAAAGGACGATGA
- the lrit3b gene encoding leucine-rich repeat, immunoglobulin-like domain and transmembrane domain-containing protein 3b isoform X2: MHPLLYGDLTLCLALVVCAQSPSCPSLCTCVLHGRSNAKGLRTVLCKNPALTAIPVGLPSDAVKFRLERTSVSRIFRGAFSAMPELLYLWLTYNSINVLHPRSFTNLSFLHELRLDGNLLSSFPWEGLRDVPRLRTLGLHNNRLARIPPLAARYLANVTYLDLSSNRLSTLPNDLTALWPFSDSTQTQRSVVLGLQDNPWVCECRLSTLLDISKAPENSLVLLDRFLNCSEPPDLAGVPFQSVELTRCRRPYVVTSATKITALLGSNVLLRCEATGHPTPTLMWIKSAIPNLYKQDVQESPRVGIRWSAVSLNGISYSDAGEYRCRAQNMAGISEAIVSLNVVGVMAEYADSKNSDQQQTAAKSTNIKRKPNQKLKAVPSLLARNMTRPLSPPKRVMKIPKASRDKMKRDRTAVQNLPQRHFLIASENPLQRRQKPHVSMSIHT, from the exons ATGCATCCACTTCTGTATGGAGACCTTACTTTGTGCTTGGCTTTGGTGGTCTGTGCACAGAGTCCTTCGTGTCCGTCTCTGTGCACCTGTGTGCTCCATGGTCGCAGCAATGCCAAGGGACTCAG aactGTGCTCTGTAAAAACCCAGCCTTGACTGCCATTCCAGTAGGTCTGCCAAGTGATGCAGTCAAGTTTCGTTTAGAGCGCACCTCTGTTTCCAGGATCTTCAGAGGTGCTTTCTCTGCCATGCCAGAACTGCTTTATTTGTGGCTTACATATAACTCCATCAATGTTCTTCATCCAAGGAGTTTCACAAACCTGTCTTTCCTTCATGAGTTACGATTGGATGGGAATCTCCTGTCCTCCTTCCCCTGGGAGGGACTCAGGGATGTGCCCCGCCTCCGAACACTTGGACTGCACAATAACCGCCTGGCACGAATCCCACCCCTGGCTGCACGTTACCTTGCCAATGTGACTTACCTGGACCTCTCGAGCAACAGGCTGAGCACCCTGCCCAACGATCTGACTGCTCTCTGGCCGTTCAGTGACAGCACTCAGACCCAGCGCTCAGTGGTTTTAG GTCTTCAGGACAACCCCTGGGTGTGTGAATGTAGGCTTTCTACTTTGCTTGACATTAGTAAAGCCCCAGAAAATTCTCTGGTCCTGTTGGATCGATTCCTGAACTGTAGTGAACCACCGGATCTTGCTGGAGTTCCCTTTCAGAGCGTGGAGCTCACTCGCTGCCGCAGGCCCTACGTGGTGACCTCTGCCACCAAGATCACAGCTCTACTTGGTAGCAATGTCCTACTTCGCTGTGAAGCTACAGGACACCCGACCCCAACACTGATGTGGATCAAATCTGCTATACCCAACCTTTATAAACAAG ATGTACAAGAATCTCCACGTGTGGGAATCCGCTGGTCAGCAGTCAGTCTGAATGGAATATCATATAGCGATGCAGGGGAATACCGGTGCAGAGCACAAAACATGGCAGGGATTTCAGAGGCCATTGTCAGTCTGAATGTGGTTGGGGTAATGGCTGAATATGCAGACTCCAAAAATTCTGACCAACAGCAAACAGCTGCAAAATCAACCAATATAAAGAGGAAACCTAACCAGAAATTGAAGGCAGTACCTTCTTTGTTAGCTCGAAACATGACTAGACCACTCTCCCCTCCAAAGAGAGTCATGAAAATCCCCAAAGCCAGCAGAGACAAAATGAAAAGAGACCGGACAGCTGTTCAAAACCTGCCACAGAGACACTTTTTGATCGCTTCTGAAAATCCACTGCAAAGAAGACAAAAACCTCATGTCTCCATGTCAATTCACACCTga
- the lamtor3 gene encoding ragulator complex protein LAMTOR3 has translation MNMADNLRSYLYKQLPSVEGLHAIVVTDRDGVPVIKVANDNAPEYALRPAFLSTFALATDQGSKLGLSKNKSIICFYNTYQIVQFNRLPLVISFIASSNANTGLIFSLEKELVPLIEELRQVVEVA, from the exons ATGAATATGGCAGAT AATCTGAGGAGTTATTTGTATAAACAACTGCCGAG TGTTGAAGGACTCCATGCAATAGTGGTGACAGATAGAGATGGAGTCCCTGTAATCAAAG TTGCCAATGACAATGCTCCTGAATATGCACTGCGGCCGGCGTTCCTGTCCACCTTTGCTTTGGCAACTGACCAGGGCAGCAAGCTGGGTTTGTCCAAAAATAAGAGCATCATTTGTTTCTATAACACATACCAG ATTGTACAATTTAATCGATTACCCTTAGTCATAAGTTTCATCGCAAGTAGTAATGCCAACACAG GTTTGATCTTCAGTCTTGAGAAGGAACTAGTTCCTCTGATTGAAGAACTCAGGCAGGTGGTGGAAGTAGCTTAG
- the lrit3b gene encoding leucine-rich repeat, immunoglobulin-like domain and transmembrane domain-containing protein 3b isoform X1: MHPLLYGDLTLCLALVVCAQSPSCPSLCTCVLHGRSNAKGLRTVLCKNPALTAIPVGLPSDAVKFRLERTSVSRIFRGAFSAMPELLYLWLTYNSINVLHPRSFTNLSFLHELRLDGNLLSSFPWEGLRDVPRLRTLGLHNNRLARIPPLAARYLANVTYLDLSSNRLSTLPNDLTALWPFSDSTQTQRSVVLGLQDNPWVCECRLSTLLDISKAPENSLVLLDRFLNCSEPPDLAGVPFQSVELTRCRRPYVVTSATKITALLGSNVLLRCEATGHPTPTLMWIKSAIPNLYKQGCCKQMQSRMDTERLPRKLSGYVQESPRVGIRWSAVSLNGISYSDAGEYRCRAQNMAGISEAIVSLNVVGVMAEYADSKNSDQQQTAAKSTNIKRKPNQKLKAVPSLLARNMTRPLSPPKRVMKIPKASRDKMKRDRTAVQNLPQRHFLIASENPLQRRQKPHVSMSIHT; encoded by the exons ATGCATCCACTTCTGTATGGAGACCTTACTTTGTGCTTGGCTTTGGTGGTCTGTGCACAGAGTCCTTCGTGTCCGTCTCTGTGCACCTGTGTGCTCCATGGTCGCAGCAATGCCAAGGGACTCAG aactGTGCTCTGTAAAAACCCAGCCTTGACTGCCATTCCAGTAGGTCTGCCAAGTGATGCAGTCAAGTTTCGTTTAGAGCGCACCTCTGTTTCCAGGATCTTCAGAGGTGCTTTCTCTGCCATGCCAGAACTGCTTTATTTGTGGCTTACATATAACTCCATCAATGTTCTTCATCCAAGGAGTTTCACAAACCTGTCTTTCCTTCATGAGTTACGATTGGATGGGAATCTCCTGTCCTCCTTCCCCTGGGAGGGACTCAGGGATGTGCCCCGCCTCCGAACACTTGGACTGCACAATAACCGCCTGGCACGAATCCCACCCCTGGCTGCACGTTACCTTGCCAATGTGACTTACCTGGACCTCTCGAGCAACAGGCTGAGCACCCTGCCCAACGATCTGACTGCTCTCTGGCCGTTCAGTGACAGCACTCAGACCCAGCGCTCAGTGGTTTTAG GTCTTCAGGACAACCCCTGGGTGTGTGAATGTAGGCTTTCTACTTTGCTTGACATTAGTAAAGCCCCAGAAAATTCTCTGGTCCTGTTGGATCGATTCCTGAACTGTAGTGAACCACCGGATCTTGCTGGAGTTCCCTTTCAGAGCGTGGAGCTCACTCGCTGCCGCAGGCCCTACGTGGTGACCTCTGCCACCAAGATCACAGCTCTACTTGGTAGCAATGTCCTACTTCGCTGTGAAGCTACAGGACACCCGACCCCAACACTGATGTGGATCAAATCTGCTATACCCAACCTTTATAAACAAG GTTGTTGTAAGCAGATGCAAAGCCGCATGGACACTGAAAGATTGCCCAGAAAACTTTCTGGCT ATGTACAAGAATCTCCACGTGTGGGAATCCGCTGGTCAGCAGTCAGTCTGAATGGAATATCATATAGCGATGCAGGGGAATACCGGTGCAGAGCACAAAACATGGCAGGGATTTCAGAGGCCATTGTCAGTCTGAATGTGGTTGGGGTAATGGCTGAATATGCAGACTCCAAAAATTCTGACCAACAGCAAACAGCTGCAAAATCAACCAATATAAAGAGGAAACCTAACCAGAAATTGAAGGCAGTACCTTCTTTGTTAGCTCGAAACATGACTAGACCACTCTCCCCTCCAAAGAGAGTCATGAAAATCCCCAAAGCCAGCAGAGACAAAATGAAAAGAGACCGGACAGCTGTTCAAAACCTGCCACAGAGACACTTTTTGATCGCTTCTGAAAATCCACTGCAAAGAAGACAAAAACCTCATGTCTCCATGTCAATTCACACCTga
- the LOC109100448 gene encoding glutamyl aminopeptidase: MESLEFEKKEKRYFIRGKHAAIICAVVVVTGVAVGLGVGLSQKTSSSKEEPKPTPLPTTPLPTMPPDDRGPCKPSDNTNGGWNNFRLPDYIVPFHYDLHLEPDLGTDIYTGSVSIHLYLTQPSQHLWLHIRETFVTAVPSLQRSGPSGLTSVWVKECFEYKPQEYVVVEADEQLSVTGPDEHYILTLHFQGWLNGSLVGFYRTTYQDSGVTKKIAATDHEPTDARKSFPCFDEPNKKATYTISITHDSAYEALSNMPVENTEKVSDQKTKTSFKKSVKMSTYLVCFAVHQFHYVERTSKRNIPLRIYAQPLQISTATYAANITKIIFDYFEEYFDMEYSIEKLDKIAIPDFGTGAMENWGLITYRETNLLFDENESSSINKQRVASVIAHELVHQWFGNIVTMDWWDDLWLNEGFASFFEYVGVEEAEPDWGMRDIMLINDVFPVMVDDALLSSHPIIVDVSSPAEITSVFDAISYNKGASILRMLEDLLGRDTFRDGCRRYLKNYPFQNAKTADFWKALADESGVPVADIMDTWTKQMGYPVLTLTNTDTEAKLTQTRFLLDPNADPSQPSTPLGYKWTIPVKWSTIDSKNASFLFDKGGTDVVIAGYSPATDGLIKVNKDHMGFYRVNHQDHVWSAIAEQLSVNHQEYNATDRSSYIDDVFAFGRADIVDYGHAFNLTRYLANETEYIVWDRVSISISYVRDMLADDKMLYGKFQKLFRDHVQKISKELGWNDEGTQTQRLLRETVLGIACQMGDQEALDQAYDIFSKWIDGTISSVAVNLRLLVYRYGMKKSGSVQNWEIMFRKYLSATLAQEKDKLLYGLASVEDITLLNRLLEAAKNESIVRSQDVFTLVQYVSRNPLGKTMAWDWVTLNWDYLVSRYTINDRNLGRLPSRITSTYNTDIQLWKMENFFALHPNAGAGEMPRKQALETVKNNIEWVKRNLDEIRVWLDTNVVLEN, encoded by the exons ATGGAAAGCCTGGAGTTCGAAAAGAAGGAGAAACGGTACTTTATCCGAGGCAAGCATGCTGCTATCATCTGCGCTGTCGTCGTCGTGACAGGTGTTGCTGTGGGGCTCGGAGTTGGTTTGAGCCAGAAGACCTCCTCATCCAAAGAGGAACCCAAACCAACACCATTACCCACAACACCATTACCTACAATGCCACCAGATGACCGGGGTCCCTGTAAACCATCCGACAACACAAATGGTGGCTGGAACAACTTCCGCTTACCTGACTACATTGTACCTTTCCATTATGACCTGCACCTGGAGCCTGACCTCGGCACAGACATCTACACTGGGAGCGTGTCCATCCATCTGTACCTGACACAGCCCAGTCAGCACCTGTGGCTCCACATTCGAGAGACTTTTGTCACCGCAGTGCCCTCTCTGCAGCGCAGCGGCCCATCTGGCTTGACCTCTGTCTGGGTGAAGGAATGCTTTGAGTACAAGCCGCAGGAGTATGTGGTGGTGGAGGCGGACGAGCAGCTGAGTGTCACTGGCCCAGACGAGCACTACATCCTCACTCTACACTTCCAGGGATGGCTCAACGGCTCTCTGGTTGGTTTCTACAGGACCACGTATCAGGATAGTGGAGTTACCAA GAAAATCGCTGCAACAGACCATGAACCCACTGACGCTCGTAAATCTTTTCCCTGTTTTGATGAGCCTAACAAAAAGGCCACCTACACAATCTCCATCACCCATGACAGTGCTTATGAAGCGCTGTCCAACATGCCTGTGGAG AACACAGAAAAAGTGTCGgaccaaaagacaaaaacatcctttaaaaaaTCAGTTAAGATGAGTACCTATCTGGTATGTTTTGCGGTTCACCAGTTCCACTACGTGGAGCGGACCTCGAAAAGAAATATACCA TTGCGGATCTATGCTCAGCCTTTGCAAATCTCAACCGCTACATATGCTGCAAATATCACCAAgattatatttgattactttGAGGAGTATTTTGACATGGAATATTCTATAGAGAAACTTG ATAAGATAGCAATCCCAGACTTTGGGACAGGAGCGATGGAGAACTGGGGCTTGATCACTTACAGAGAAACCAACCTGCTGTTCGATGAGAACGAGTCCTCCTCAATCAACAAACAGCGAGTGGCCAGTGTCATTGCACATGAGCTTGTTCACCAG TGGTTTGGCAATATTGTGACTATGGACTGGTGGGACGATCTGTGGTTGAACGAGGGCTTTGCCAGCTTTTTTGAGTATGTGGGAGTGGAGGAAGCCGAGCCTGACTGGGGAATG CGGGACATCATGCTTATCAATGATGTATTTCCTGTCATGGTTGATGATGCTCTTCTCTCATCCCATCCTATTATCGTGGATGTGTCCAGCCCTGCTGAGATCACATCTGTGTTTGATGCAATCTCATATAACAAG GGCGCTTCTATTTTACGAATGCTGGAGGACTTGCTTGGCCGTGACACATTTAGGGATGGATGTCGA CGATATCTAAAAAACTACCCATTCCAGAATGCAAAGACTGCAGACTTTTGGAAAGCCTTGgctgat GAGAGTGGGGTACCTGTGGCAGACATCATGGACACATGGACCAAGCAGATGGGTTATCCTGTGCTGACTCTGACCAACACAGACACTGAAGCTAAACTCACCCAGACCAGGTTTCTCCTGGATCCCAATGCTGATCCCAGCCAGCCCAGCACTCCCCTGGG CTACAAATGGACCATTCCTGTAAAATGGAGCACAATTGACTCCAAAAATGCCTCTTTCCTGTTTGACAAGGGAGGAACAG ATGTAGTAATTGCTGGATACTCCCCTGCTACCGATGGTCTCATCAAAGTCAACAAAGACCACATGGGCTTTTACAGAGTAAATCACCAAGACCATGTGTGGAGCGCTATTGCCGAGCAACTCTCTGTAAATCATCAG GAGTATAATGCAACTGACCGAAGCAGCTACATTGATGATGTATTTGCATTTGGACG GGCAGATATTGTCGATTATGGACATGCCTTCAACTTAACAAGATATCTGGCCAATGAAACTGAGTATATTGTGTGGGATAGAGTATCTATTTCTATCTCCTATGTGAGAGACATGTTGGCTGATGATAAAATGCTGTACGGCAAATTTCAG AAACTCTTCCGTGACCATGTACAGAAGATATCCAAAGAGCTTGGGTGGAATGATGAGGGGACGCAAACACAGCG GCTGCTGAGAGAGACAGTTTTGGGCATTGCATGTCAGATGGGTGACCAGGAGGCTCTCGACCAAGCCTATGACATTTTCAGTAAATGGATCGATGGAACAATTAG CAGTGTGGCTGTCAATTTACGCTTGCTGGTGTACCGATACGGAATGAAGAAGTCAGGATCAGTCCAGAACTGGGAAATCATGTTCCGCAAGTATCTCTCTGCCACTCTTGCCCAGGAGAAAGACAAGCTGCTCTACGGCCTGGCTTCAGTAGAAGATATCACTCTCCTTAATAG GTTGCTTGAAGCTGCTAAAAATGAAAGCATTGTGAGGAGTCAAGATGTTTTTACTTTAGTGCAGTATGTATCTCGAAACCCACTTGGCAAAACCATGGCCTGGGACTGGGTCACGCTCAACTGGGATTACCTAGTGAGCAG ATATACCATTAATGACAGAAACTTGGGCCGCCTGCCTTCCAGAATTACTAGTACATACAACACTGATATTCAGCTGTGGAAG ATGGAGAACTTTTTTGCACTTCATCCGAATGCAGGAGCAGGTGAGATGCCCAGAAAGCAGGCACTAGAGACTGTGAAGAACAACATTGAATGGGTTAAGCGGAACCTGGATGAGATCCGTGTCTGGCTGGATACCAATGTGGTGCTGGAGAACTAA
- the rrh gene encoding visual pigment-like receptor peropsin → MCDKEMASGFLNASAETVYGEKSAFTQTEHNIVAAYLITAGVVSLSSNIVVLLMFVKFRELRTATNAIIINLAFTDIGVAGIGYPMSAASDLHGSWKFGYTGCQIYAALNIFFGMASIGLLTVVAIDRYLTICRPDIGQKLTTVSYTLVIVAAWLNAVFWSSMPIVGWAGYAPDPTGATCTINWRNNDTSFVSYTMTVITVNFIIPLAVMFYCYYKVSVTVKRYKASNCLDSINIDWSDQMDVTKMSIIMIVMFLVAWSPYSIVCLWASFGDPRKIPAPMAIIAPLFAKSSTFYNPCIYVIANKKFRRAITGMLRCQTRQRITISNQLPMTASSAPLNP, encoded by the exons ATGTGTGACAAAGAGATGGCATCTGGATTCCTGAACGCTTCTGCTGAGACCGTATATGGTGAAAAGAGCGCCTTCACACAAACTGAACACAATATTGTTGCTGCATACCTCATAACCGCAG GAGTGGTCAGTCTGTCTAGTAACATTGTGGTGCTGCTGATGTTTGTGAAGTTCAGAGAGTTGCGTACTGCCACGAATGCTATCATTATCAATCTGGCTTTCACTGACATTGGCGTAGCCGGTATTGGTTACCCCATGTCAGCAGCCTCAGACCTGCACGGGAGCTGGAAATTTGGTTACACAGGCTGCCAG ATCTATGCTGCCTTGAATATTTTCTTTGGAATGGCTAGTATTGGACTGCTCACTGTGGTTGCCATTGACCGATACCTTACCATATGTCGACCTGACATAG GACAGAAGCTTACAACAGTATCATACACACTTGTAATTGTGGCTGCTTGGCTGAATGCTGTGTTTTGGTCATCTATGCCCATCGTTGGTTGGGCAGGATATGCTCCCGACCCCACAGGAGCCACCTGCACCATCAACTGGAGGAACAATGACAC ATCTTTTGTGTCCTACACAATGACTGTGATCACTGTCAACTTCATCATTCCTCTGGCGGTCATGTTCTACTGCTACTACAAAGTCTCAGTTACTGTGAAGAGATACAAAGCCAGTAACTGCCTAGACAGCATCAACATAGATTGGTCAGATCAGATGGATGTTACCAAG atgtccATTATAATGATAGTGATGTTCCTGGTTGCCTGGTCTCCATATTCGATTGTGTGCTTGTGGGCATCATTTGGTGACCCCAGAAAGATTCCAGCTCCAATGGCCATAATTGCCCCACTCTTTGCCAAGTCCTCCACCTTTTACAATCCTTGCATCTATGTCATCGCCAACAAGAA GTTCAGGAGAGCCATCACTGGGATGTTACGATGTCAAACACGACAGAGAATCACTATTAGTAACCAGCTTCCAATGACGGCATCATCTGCGCCACTCAACCCCTAA